GATCAACTGACCCCGACCGCGGCGGCGGGCGGCCCTGCGCTTACTCCTGCTGCCGCGCGGCCGCCTGCGCCCGCGCGCTCAAGCTCTTGGCCCTTGCGTGGCGAGCCTCTTCAGGGGTGAATTCGTGGGCGAGTCCCAGCTCGTGGGCGGTGCGCCCGCCCAGTCTGGCGATCTCCCTCTGGCGTTCAGGATCCATTCCGGCAAAGCCGCGCCGGGTACGAATGCGCCCTTCTTGGTCGTTCATTGACATGCTTTCCTTCGATCCGCGAACCAGTGCGGCCCTGCGCGCGCAACAGTTGCGCGCCAGACCGTCTATGGGCAAGCGGCGTGCCCGCCCGCTCACTCCGCGGCCACGGCCTCTTCCATGGCATGCGCCTCGGCCAGCGCGCTGAGCTTGCCGTCGGTGGCCGTTTCCTCCGCCAGCGAAGCTTCGAGCAATGCCACGGCCTCGGTGTGCCCCAGCTGCTTGGCCAGCGTGCACAACGAGTTGTAGCCCGCAATCTCGTAGTGCTCGACCTTGCGCGCCGCGCCGATGAGTGCCGCGTCGAGCACCGGGCCTTTCTCGATCTCGTCGATCAGCGAATCGCCTTCCTCGACCAGTCCGGCCATGCCGTCGCACTTGATGCGCTTGATCTTGATCTGCAGCAGCTCGGCAATTTCTTCGATCCGCTCGACCTGGCCGCGGGTTTCCTCCAGATGCGTCTCGAAGGCCGAAGCCAGGCCTTCGTCGGTGGCCGCGCGGGCGAGCTTCGACAGCGAACGCGTCATCTGCTTCTCCGCGCTGTAGGTGTCGGAAAGCTCGTGGACGAAGAGATCGGAAAGGCTCTTGATCGGCATGTCGGTTCCTTGAAAAAAAGTGAGTTGAAGGGGAGTGGTGGAGGGAACACGGCCGATGTTTGTGGCGCGCGCAGGGACACCAGGCAAGGCGGTTTCCCATGGCCTTGTCAGCCTTCGCCGCACGCATCGGGGGGCACGCCGCTTGCCGCGAAAAAAGTGCGGCGGCGCCGACACGTGCAGCCGTTCCAACCCCAGAGCCCATCCAACGCAAGGAGTCCCCCATGTTTTCTCACAACAAGCGATTGCAATACACGGTACGCGTCAGCGAAACCAATCCCGGTCTCGCCAATCTCATGCTCGAACAGTTCGGCGGTCCGCAAGGCGAGCTCGCCGCGGCCTGCCGCTATTTCACGCAGGCCATCGGCGAGGACGACCCGGGCCGCAAGGACATGCTGTTCGACATCTCGACCGAAGAGCTGAGCCATCTCGAAATCATCGGCACGATCGTCGGCATGCTCAACAAAGGCGCCAAGGGGCGGCTGGCCGAAGGCGTCGACGAGCAAGGCGAGATGTACCGCACCATCACCGGCGCGGGCAACGACAGCCACATCACGCAGGTGCTCTACGGCGGCGGCCCCCCGCTGGTCAACTCCGCCGGCGTGCCCTGGACGGCGGCCTACATCGACACCATCGGCGAGCCCACGGCCGACCTGCGCTCCAACATCGCGGCCGAGGCGCGCGCCAAGATCGTCTACGAGCGGCTGATCAACCTCACGGACGATCCGGGCGTGAAGGATGCGCTGACCTTCCTCATGACACGCGAGATCGCGCACCAGAAGTCGTTCGAGAAGGCGCTCTATGCCATCGAGCCGAACTTCCCGCCGGGCAAGCTGCCGGGCGACCCGCGCTTCACCAACGTGTACTTCCGGATGTCGAAGGGCGAGGCGGACCTGCGCGGGCCGTGGAACCAGGGCGAGCGCTGGGACTTCGTGCCGGTCACGCAAGAGTCGGGGCCGGTGGACGGCGGCGACGGTCTGGCGACGGTCGAGCTCAGCGATGCGGACGCACCGGTGCTGCAGCAGATGGCCACCCGTACGCAGTCGCGCACCGACGGCGATCCGCTCACCGGCGCGGAGCTCGGCATGGGCGAAGGCCCCGCCTTGCCTGCGGACACCGCCGGCACCGCGCGGCCGAAGAAATAGCAGTGCAGGAACGAACAGCTCAGCCCGCGTCGAAGCTCGCGGGGCTGGGCGCCTTCATCGTGAGCTTGCGCAGGGCGGCACTCGCGGCCGCGAGTTCGTCCGCCTCGCGCAGCGACGCTTCGGCATCGCCGAGGCCTTCGCTCACCTGGACTTCGGCGAGCCGGCGCAGGATGGCCTCTTTTTCCTGCAGCGTGCGCAAGCCGCACCACAGGGCCGCATCGGTCACTTGCTCCTGCGTGGCGGCCAGGCTGCGCAGGCTGAACGCGTGGCCCGTGTGGCAGCGGTAGCGCACGGGGTGCTTGTCGTTCAATTCGAAGAGCACGCCGCCGCAATCGGGGCAACTGAATACCGACGGCTCCGCAATCGACTTCAGGTTCTCCATGGCACGGTCTCCCACACCGAGGGCGTATTCGCGGCGCAGTTCGGCCGGCGGTTCGGCGGGCTGCACTTCGGCGCGGGGTTGCGCCAGTTCGAACAGCAGGCGGCCCATCTCTTGCAAGCCGACGACGTGGTCCACCTGCACCGCGGCCATCGCGCTTTGCGGCATGCTGGGTTCGTGGGCATCGGCCGGGTCTTGCACGACGGCAATGCCGCCGCAGTCCTTGATGGCGCGCAGCCCGGCGCTGCCGTCGTCGAGCATGCCCGTGAGAACCACACCCACGGCGCGCGGGCCGCAGTCCAGCGCGGCGGAACGAAACAGCGGATCGATGGCGGGGCGGGCATGGTGTTCCTTGGGGCCGCGGCTCAAGCGAACCACGCCGCCTTCGAGCAGCATGTGGTGGTCGGACGGCGCGATGTAGATGGTGCCCGCGGCGGGCACGTCGCCCTCCTTCGCCTCGACCGCGCGGTTGGGTCCGCGGCCGCTCAGCAAAGAGGCCAGCTGGCTGCGGTGGGCGCCGATGTGCTGCACAAAGAAGATGGGCGCAGGAAAATCGGCCGGCAACGCGGCGACCAGATCGAGCATGGCGTAGACGCCGCCGGCAGAGGCACCGATGAAGATGGCCTGCTGCCGGCCGGCGGAGTTGGGTATTTTCGACATGCGGAAGTACGCGGTTCTGTCTTGTTCGGCAAGCGGCGTGCCCGCTCGCGGAGTGCCCCGTGGTGGCGTGGCCTCAGTCGGACGACAGCGCCGTGCCCTCGCGCGTGCGCAGCAGGCGCTGCACGTCGGTCGCGGCCACGGGCTTGACCAGGTGCTCGTCGAAGCCCGCTTCGAGTGCGGCGAGCTTGTCCTCGGGCTGGCTCCATCCGGTCGCCGCGACAAGGAGCATGCCGCGCCCCCAGGGCTGCGCACGGATCCGGCGCGCCACCTCGTGCCCGTCGAGCCCCGGCATGCCGATGTCCAGCACGGCCGCGTCGGGCCGGAAATTCTCGGCCATCTGCAGCGCATCGATTCCGTTGTCGGCGGTCTTCACGCTGAAGCCCGAAATGGACAGCATCCGGGCCATGCCCCACAGCGCGTCCACGTTGTCGTCGGCGAGCAGCACGCGCTTCGGGGGTCCTTCGGACGGAGGCGGAAGAGGCGCCGGCGGTGCTTGCGCGGACCCCAACTCGGCTTCGGCCGCACGCGCCTCGGCCAGCGGAACGCGCACGGTGAACCGGCTCCCGTGCCCCAGGCCCCGGCTCTCGCCCGTGACCGTGCCGCCATGCAGCTCGACGATGTTGCGCACCAGTGCCAGCCCGATGCCCAATCCGCCGGCCGAGCGCTC
The Variovorax paradoxus genome window above contains:
- a CDS encoding KGG domain-containing protein gives rise to the protein MNDQEGRIRTRRGFAGMDPERQREIARLGGRTAHELGLAHEFTPEEARHARAKSLSARAQAAARQQE
- a CDS encoding YciE/YciF ferroxidase family protein codes for the protein MPIKSLSDLFVHELSDTYSAEKQMTRSLSKLARAATDEGLASAFETHLEETRGQVERIEEIAELLQIKIKRIKCDGMAGLVEEGDSLIDEIEKGPVLDAALIGAARKVEHYEIAGYNSLCTLAKQLGHTEAVALLEASLAEETATDGKLSALAEAHAMEEAVAAE
- a CDS encoding manganese catalase family protein, which translates into the protein MFSHNKRLQYTVRVSETNPGLANLMLEQFGGPQGELAAACRYFTQAIGEDDPGRKDMLFDISTEELSHLEIIGTIVGMLNKGAKGRLAEGVDEQGEMYRTITGAGNDSHITQVLYGGGPPLVNSAGVPWTAAYIDTIGEPTADLRSNIAAEARAKIVYERLINLTDDPGVKDALTFLMTREIAHQKSFEKALYAIEPNFPPGKLPGDPRFTNVYFRMSKGEADLRGPWNQGERWDFVPVTQESGPVDGGDGLATVELSDADAPVLQQMATRTQSRTDGDPLTGAELGMGEGPALPADTAGTARPKK
- a CDS encoding chemotaxis protein CheB; translation: MSKIPNSAGRQQAIFIGASAGGVYAMLDLVAALPADFPAPIFFVQHIGAHRSQLASLLSGRGPNRAVEAKEGDVPAAGTIYIAPSDHHMLLEGGVVRLSRGPKEHHARPAIDPLFRSAALDCGPRAVGVVLTGMLDDGSAGLRAIKDCGGIAVVQDPADAHEPSMPQSAMAAVQVDHVVGLQEMGRLLFELAQPRAEVQPAEPPAELRREYALGVGDRAMENLKSIAEPSVFSCPDCGGVLFELNDKHPVRYRCHTGHAFSLRSLAATQEQVTDAALWCGLRTLQEKEAILRRLAEVQVSEGLGDAEASLREADELAAASAALRKLTMKAPSPASFDAG